A section of the Candidatus Endomicrobium procryptotermitis genome encodes:
- the tsaE gene encoding tRNA (adenosine(37)-N6)-threonylcarbamoyltransferase complex ATPase subunit type 1 TsaE yields MKTFITKTPEQTRELGERFARKLKKGDIVFLKGELGSGKTTFTQGIVRSFGNKGFARSSSFILVNEYNAGECNLFHLDLYRLSPANVWDMGIEEYLFGGNIAIIEWPDRLIGLKNDSKWNVEIESFVDKRKIKIEKRK; encoded by the coding sequence ATGAAAACTTTTATAACTAAAACGCCCGAACAAACAAGAGAACTCGGAGAACGGTTTGCAAGAAAGCTTAAAAAAGGCGATATAGTTTTTTTGAAAGGAGAGCTTGGCAGCGGGAAAACGACTTTTACCCAGGGCATAGTCCGCTCTTTTGGCAATAAAGGTTTTGCCAGAAGTTCAAGTTTTATTTTGGTAAACGAATATAATGCAGGTGAATGCAATTTATTTCATCTGGATTTGTACAGATTAAGTCCGGCAAACGTATGGGATATGGGAATTGAAGAATACCTTTTCGGAGGTAATATTGCGATAATAGAATGGCCTGACAGACTTATCGGTCTGAAAAATGACAGTAAGTGGAATGTGGAAATAGAAAGTTTCGTCGATAAGCGAAAAATAAAAATAGAGAAAAGAAAATGA
- the tsaB gene encoding tRNA (adenosine(37)-N6)-threonylcarbamoyltransferase complex dimerization subunit type 1 TsaB, whose amino-acid sequence MKILALETSGKSLSTALNENGKTVAEFFYDHGHIHSEMLIPSIERILEDTGNTYKDIDKFAVSAGPGSFTGIRVAMTAVKTLAQSLNKPAAVVDTLTVLKNALNIKGIKIVPAIDALRNEVYIKIGKKVIIKSIDSFADSLKAYKNRVLIVGSAAISYRNKLAKTLGNYSVSLPETFHLPKASVLAVSAQFEKDFPFDKVEPLYIRRSWAEETQKRHCTK is encoded by the coding sequence ATGAAAATTTTAGCTCTGGAAACTTCTGGAAAAAGTTTAAGTACGGCTTTAAATGAAAATGGCAAGACCGTTGCGGAATTTTTTTACGATCACGGACATATTCATTCTGAAATGTTGATTCCTTCAATCGAACGCATTTTGGAAGATACAGGAAATACATATAAAGACATAGACAAATTTGCAGTTTCCGCCGGTCCCGGAAGTTTTACCGGAATAAGAGTAGCAATGACGGCAGTAAAAACTCTTGCCCAGAGTTTAAATAAGCCCGCTGCTGTTGTAGATACGTTGACAGTTTTAAAAAATGCTCTTAATATAAAAGGAATTAAAATAGTTCCAGCAATAGATGCATTGAGAAATGAAGTATATATTAAAATCGGGAAAAAGGTCATAATAAAAAGTATAGATTCATTTGCGGACAGTTTAAAAGCTTACAAAAACAGAGTTTTGATTGTCGGAAGTGCGGCTATATCGTATAGAAATAAACTTGCAAAAACGCTGGGAAATTACAGCGTATCTTTACCTGAAACTTTCCATCTCCCGAAAGCATCCGTTTTAGCCGTATCTGCCCAATTTGAAAAAGATTTCCCTTTTGACAAAGTCGAACCGCTGTATATACGGCGCTCGTGGGCTGAAGAAACTCAAAAAAGGCACTGTACTAAATAA